From Papaver somniferum cultivar HN1 unplaced genomic scaffold, ASM357369v1 unplaced-scaffold_99, whole genome shotgun sequence, the proteins below share one genomic window:
- the LOC113346515 gene encoding NAD(P)H-quinone oxidoreductase subunit M, chloroplastic-like yields the protein MAAMAATSFSLLGLIGGNGKNVAGRRRIAAAATPQEAQVTEEVQEEKQPEEPKVKSQKRMPEKRVEPQLMAQSKNMGREYGGDWLSSVTRHVRIYAAYIDPVTHAFDQTQMDKLTIILDPQNEFNWTDDTCNMVYTYFQELVDHYEGAPLTEYTLRLIGSDVEHYIRKLLYDGEITYNMNARQLNFSMGKPRVIFNANDESQIQGIVPQ from the exons ATGGCTGCCATGGCTGCAACAAGCTTTTCATTGTTGGGTTTGATCGGAGGGAATGGTAAGAACGTAGCCGGAAGGAGGAGgatagcagcagcagcaacacctcaaGAGGCTCAAGTGACTGAAGAAGTACAAGAAGAAAAACAACCGGAAGAACCCAAGGTAAAGAGCCAGAAACGAATGCCAGAGAAAAGAGTGGAACCTCAATTGATGGCACAGAGCAAGAACATGGGAAGGGAATACGGAGGCGATTGGTTGAGCAGCGTGACTCGTCATGTTAGGATATATGCAGCCTACATAGACCCTGTTACTCATGCATTTGATCAGACTCAGATGGATAAACTCACAATTATCCTCGACCCACAAAATGAATTCAACTGGACTGATGATACATGCAACATGGTCTATACTTACTTCCAGGAGCTCGTCGATCACTACGAG GGTGCACCGCTGACGGAATACACACTCCGCCTTATTGGTTCGGATGTTGAGCACTACATCAGAAAGCTGTTGTATGACGGGGAGATCACATACAACATGAATGCCAGACAACTAAATTTCAGCATGGGAAAGCCCCGTGTAATATTCAATGCCAACGATGAAAGCCAGATTCAGGGTATAGTGCCACAGTAA
- the LOC113346413 gene encoding uncharacterized protein LOC113346413 isoform X1 yields MPKVLPSRPTLASGSVKESPPSTHVARNNKTWRRTENITSSPYAKSGLSNGQSPKQFGNTQSATSYVRKGRSLVRNPVAGPALSNVPNGLGSTSVYRLNPVNRTEAIQSFGSEKNNSTLKPQNGLKTGLEVGTAPQLKVQSKSLSWVSKSSTSPSHSSEGGGSETTLSSTEILKTKDAPNIAGDFQREAVANRMMGTKDISDDGKLKLSTAKKMIYVKHKSHQLVAARHSESSGPSASLIEKNQAVPCTKIHGQYFKRNKNQLIRNAPLNQSHHKLAHNSRDEGLNSEGQGTTNDSSSYKFSRNSSRVRAEKNLFPWKRMSYWRKNIASCSNRSSSSLINKKLLLSLKRDTVYTRSTGGFSLRRSKVFSIGGSNLKWSKSIEKRIKKVNEEATIAVAEVEKKKREQKVAFAVGRAKIRNQLSREGVFRIGSVWYKMDSSRRTLQRIPDENPSSGRNSRMSFIPKRLLIGNKEYIRIGNGNQFVRDPKTRIRTLASEKVRWSLHSVRLRLARKQQYCQFFTRFGKCNKEDGKCRFIHDPAKIAVCTKFLKGLCNDTNCKLTHKVIPERMKDCSYFLQGLCTNENCPYRHVNVNPDSSVCEGFLRGYCAEGNECRKKHSYVCPQFESTGECPQGKKCKLHHPSRNMKNRKRKRAEENNSKHVRGRYFGSNRFDGEIEFGRIASIGHCSEQKKNGRSSFSEGEIMDYISLEVSESDNEEGGEEAQGTTNYAMDTSTNLCKEADLLSDHLMLPLDDLDDDDDLIKPIAIMNIPIKQPHTLIKERP; encoded by the exons ATGCCTAAGGTATTGCCTTCGCGGCCAACACTTGCTTCTGGTTCAGTAAAAGAGTCACCTCCttcaactcatgttgcaagaaatAACAAAACGTGGCGCAGGACAGAGAACATTACCTCTTCACCATACGCAAAATCGGGGTTGAGCAATGGTCAAtctccaaaacagtttggaaacACTCAGAGTGCTACTTCTTACGTCCGTAAAGGTCGCAGTCTGGTAAGAAATCCTGTGGCAGGTCCTGCTCTTTCAAATGTACCTAATGGCTTGGGCAGCACCTCGGTTTATCGGTTGAATCCTGTGAATAGAACTGAAGCGATTCAAAGTTTTGGGTCTGAAAAGAATAATAGCACCCTTAAACCTCAAAATGGTTTGAAAACAGGTCTGGAGGTGGGCACTGCACCTCAATTGAAAGTTCAGAGCAAGTCCTTAAGCTGGGTTTCCAAGTCATCCACATCTCCAAGTCATTCCAGTGAAGGAGGTGGTTCAGAAACGACATTGAGTAGCACCGAAATCCTGAAAACAAAAGATGCTCCTAATATAGCTGGGGATTTTCAAAGAGAGGCTGTTGCAAACAGGATGATGGGAACCAAAGATATCAGTGATGACGGGAAATTAAAGCTTTCCACGGCAAAGAAGATGATATACGTGAAGCACAAGTCGCATCAGTTGGTTGCTGCTCGTCATTCTGAAAGTAGTGGTCCATCTGCCAGTCTTATAGAGAAGAACCAAGCAGTACCTTGCACTAAAATCCATGGTCAATATTTTAAAAGGAACAAGAACCAGCTTATTCGGAATGCTCCTTTGAATCAAAGTCACCATAAGCTAGCACATAACTCTCGTGATGAAGGTTTGAATTCTGAGGGTCAAGGGACGACAAATGACTCATCCTCCTACAAATTTAGCAGAAACTCGAGTAGGGTAAGAGCAGAAAAGAATCTCTTCCCATGGAAAAGGATGTCATACTGGAGAAAAAATATTGCTTCATGTTCCAATAGGAGTTCCTCGTCGCTGATCAA CAAAAAATTACTTCTCTCACTTAAACGTGATACTGTTTACACAAGGTCAACAGGGGGATTCTCCCTTAGAAGATCCAAAGTATTTAGTATAGGAGGGTCAAATTTGAAATGGTCAAAGTCTATCGAAAAGCGCATCAAAAAAGTAAATGAG GAAGCTACAATAGCAGTTGCTGaggtagagaagaagaaaagagagcaGAAGGTTGCTTTTGCAGTTGGAAGAGCCAAGATCCGAAATCAATTATCCC GGGAAGGCGTATTCCGTATTGGTTCTGTTTGGTATAAAATGGATTCGTCAAGGCGGACACTTCAGAGGATTCCTG ATGAAAACCCTTCGTCGGGACGAAACAGCAGGATGTCTTTCATTCCAAAGAGATTGCTGATTGGCAATAAAGA ATACATTCGAATTGGAAATGGTAATCAGTTTGTTAGAGATCCAAAGACACGGATTCGCACCTTGGCAAGTGAAAAAGTTAGATGGAGTCTTCACAGTGTGAGGTTGCGCTTGGCAAGAAAACAACAGTATTGTCAGTTTTTCACAAGATTTGGTAAATGCAATAAGGAGGATGGGAAATGCCGTTTTATTCATGATCCTGCTAAAATTGCAGTCTGTACAAAATTTCTGAAAGGTTTATGCAATGATACTAACTGCAAGTTAACTCATAAG GTCATTCCTGAAAGGATGAAGGATTGTTCTTATTTTTTGCAAG GATTATGCACCAACGAGAATTGTCCATACAGGCATGTAAATGTGAACCCCGATTCTTCAGTTTGTGAAGGTTTCCTCAGGGGATATTGTGCTGAAGGCAATGAG TGTCGTAAAAAGCACAGCTATGTGTGTCCCCAATTTGAGTCAACAGGAGAATGTCCTCAAGGTAAGAAGTGCAAACTTCACCACCCAAGTCGAAACATGAAGaacaggaaaaggaaaagagCCGAGGAAAATAATTCTAAGCATGTCAGAGGGCGTTACTTTGGAAGCAACAGGTTCGATGGTGAGATCGAATTCGGAAGGATTGCTTCGATTGGACACTGCAGCGAGCAGAAAAAGAACGGACGCAGTTCCTTCTCGGAGGGGGAAATCATGGACTATATCAGCTTGGAAGTGAGTGAGAGTGACAACGAGGAAGGAGGTGAAGAAGCCCAGGGGACTACTAATTATGCAATGGACACAAGTACAAACTTGTGCAAGGAAGCTGACTTGTTGTCAGATCATCTAATGCTACCATTAGATGATCTAGATGACGACGATGACCTTATTAAACCTATTGCTATCATGAATATTCCTATAAAACAACCTCATACGTTGATAAAAGAAAGACCATGA
- the LOC113346413 gene encoding uncharacterized protein LOC113346413 isoform X2: protein MPKVLPSRPTLASGSVKESPPSTHVARNNKTWRRTENITSSPYAKSGLSNGQSPKQFGNTQSATSYVRKGRSLVRNPVAGPALSNVPNGLGSTSVYRLNPVNRTEAIQSFGSEKNNSTLKPQNGLKTGLEVGTAPQLKVQSKSLSWVSKSSTSPSHSSEGGGSETTLSSTEILKTKDAPNIAGDFQREAVANRMMGTKDISDDGKLKLSTAKKMIYVKHKSHQLVAARHSESSGPSASLIEKNQAVPCTKIHGQYFKRNKNQLIRNAPLNQSHHKLAHNSRDEGLNSEGQGTTNDSSSYKFSRNSSRVRAEKNLFPWKRMSYWRKNIASCSNRSSSSLIKSTGGFSLRRSKVFSIGGSNLKWSKSIEKRIKKVNEEATIAVAEVEKKKREQKVAFAVGRAKIRNQLSREGVFRIGSVWYKMDSSRRTLQRIPDENPSSGRNSRMSFIPKRLLIGNKEYIRIGNGNQFVRDPKTRIRTLASEKVRWSLHSVRLRLARKQQYCQFFTRFGKCNKEDGKCRFIHDPAKIAVCTKFLKGLCNDTNCKLTHKVIPERMKDCSYFLQGLCTNENCPYRHVNVNPDSSVCEGFLRGYCAEGNECRKKHSYVCPQFESTGECPQGKKCKLHHPSRNMKNRKRKRAEENNSKHVRGRYFGSNRFDGEIEFGRIASIGHCSEQKKNGRSSFSEGEIMDYISLEVSESDNEEGGEEAQGTTNYAMDTSTNLCKEADLLSDHLMLPLDDLDDDDDLIKPIAIMNIPIKQPHTLIKERP from the exons ATGCCTAAGGTATTGCCTTCGCGGCCAACACTTGCTTCTGGTTCAGTAAAAGAGTCACCTCCttcaactcatgttgcaagaaatAACAAAACGTGGCGCAGGACAGAGAACATTACCTCTTCACCATACGCAAAATCGGGGTTGAGCAATGGTCAAtctccaaaacagtttggaaacACTCAGAGTGCTACTTCTTACGTCCGTAAAGGTCGCAGTCTGGTAAGAAATCCTGTGGCAGGTCCTGCTCTTTCAAATGTACCTAATGGCTTGGGCAGCACCTCGGTTTATCGGTTGAATCCTGTGAATAGAACTGAAGCGATTCAAAGTTTTGGGTCTGAAAAGAATAATAGCACCCTTAAACCTCAAAATGGTTTGAAAACAGGTCTGGAGGTGGGCACTGCACCTCAATTGAAAGTTCAGAGCAAGTCCTTAAGCTGGGTTTCCAAGTCATCCACATCTCCAAGTCATTCCAGTGAAGGAGGTGGTTCAGAAACGACATTGAGTAGCACCGAAATCCTGAAAACAAAAGATGCTCCTAATATAGCTGGGGATTTTCAAAGAGAGGCTGTTGCAAACAGGATGATGGGAACCAAAGATATCAGTGATGACGGGAAATTAAAGCTTTCCACGGCAAAGAAGATGATATACGTGAAGCACAAGTCGCATCAGTTGGTTGCTGCTCGTCATTCTGAAAGTAGTGGTCCATCTGCCAGTCTTATAGAGAAGAACCAAGCAGTACCTTGCACTAAAATCCATGGTCAATATTTTAAAAGGAACAAGAACCAGCTTATTCGGAATGCTCCTTTGAATCAAAGTCACCATAAGCTAGCACATAACTCTCGTGATGAAGGTTTGAATTCTGAGGGTCAAGGGACGACAAATGACTCATCCTCCTACAAATTTAGCAGAAACTCGAGTAGGGTAAGAGCAGAAAAGAATCTCTTCCCATGGAAAAGGATGTCATACTGGAGAAAAAATATTGCTTCATGTTCCAATAGGAGTTCCTCGTCGCTGATCAA GTCAACAGGGGGATTCTCCCTTAGAAGATCCAAAGTATTTAGTATAGGAGGGTCAAATTTGAAATGGTCAAAGTCTATCGAAAAGCGCATCAAAAAAGTAAATGAG GAAGCTACAATAGCAGTTGCTGaggtagagaagaagaaaagagagcaGAAGGTTGCTTTTGCAGTTGGAAGAGCCAAGATCCGAAATCAATTATCCC GGGAAGGCGTATTCCGTATTGGTTCTGTTTGGTATAAAATGGATTCGTCAAGGCGGACACTTCAGAGGATTCCTG ATGAAAACCCTTCGTCGGGACGAAACAGCAGGATGTCTTTCATTCCAAAGAGATTGCTGATTGGCAATAAAGA ATACATTCGAATTGGAAATGGTAATCAGTTTGTTAGAGATCCAAAGACACGGATTCGCACCTTGGCAAGTGAAAAAGTTAGATGGAGTCTTCACAGTGTGAGGTTGCGCTTGGCAAGAAAACAACAGTATTGTCAGTTTTTCACAAGATTTGGTAAATGCAATAAGGAGGATGGGAAATGCCGTTTTATTCATGATCCTGCTAAAATTGCAGTCTGTACAAAATTTCTGAAAGGTTTATGCAATGATACTAACTGCAAGTTAACTCATAAG GTCATTCCTGAAAGGATGAAGGATTGTTCTTATTTTTTGCAAG GATTATGCACCAACGAGAATTGTCCATACAGGCATGTAAATGTGAACCCCGATTCTTCAGTTTGTGAAGGTTTCCTCAGGGGATATTGTGCTGAAGGCAATGAG TGTCGTAAAAAGCACAGCTATGTGTGTCCCCAATTTGAGTCAACAGGAGAATGTCCTCAAGGTAAGAAGTGCAAACTTCACCACCCAAGTCGAAACATGAAGaacaggaaaaggaaaagagCCGAGGAAAATAATTCTAAGCATGTCAGAGGGCGTTACTTTGGAAGCAACAGGTTCGATGGTGAGATCGAATTCGGAAGGATTGCTTCGATTGGACACTGCAGCGAGCAGAAAAAGAACGGACGCAGTTCCTTCTCGGAGGGGGAAATCATGGACTATATCAGCTTGGAAGTGAGTGAGAGTGACAACGAGGAAGGAGGTGAAGAAGCCCAGGGGACTACTAATTATGCAATGGACACAAGTACAAACTTGTGCAAGGAAGCTGACTTGTTGTCAGATCATCTAATGCTACCATTAGATGATCTAGATGACGACGATGACCTTATTAAACCTATTGCTATCATGAATATTCCTATAAAACAACCTCATACGTTGATAAAAGAAAGACCATGA